The sequence below is a genomic window from Plasmodium gaboni strain SY75 chromosome 10, whole genome shotgun sequence.
gaaataaaaatgattttatattatgtattaaaaaaaaaaaaaaaaaatcccatataaaaaaatgatagTTTTTTAATTATGCATGAAATGGtttatatcataaaataataataatatataaaaaaataaaatataacatatacatgatatatatatatattatatgtatccattttaatattatacatatatgtgAAGATGTACATAATGAAATGGTTATAatacttaaaaaaaaaaaaaaaaaaaatgaataaaatgaataaaatatatatatatatatatatatatatatatatatatatattttatgttaattttttttgacAGGTGGACAGGTTATGTCTTCATGCTGTTTAGCTTCATCATCCTTTATctcatttttatttttcttcaaatatgtattattattattattattttttgtatcCTTAATATGTTTCATTACTAGTGATATACCATGCAAACTTAACTTACCCATCAAAATAATAGCTATACCAGTAAAAGCCAAAAGAGAAGATGTAACTTCAATTATTTTATGACAAAATAGATCTTcctcttttttttgatcCCTTTCTAAAAGTATTTGATATGGAGGTGTATAGGTGATTTGTTCATAAGGTGAAGAGGAATATATCATATTGGGATCATATGCttgttcatataatttattatcatatgtttcattttcattattattaatacataaacaatttaatatatcataattccatgttttttctttttctttttcttttctttttcctTCCCACATTTTgttatcatataaattatctGACTGATTATATGTACAAAATGGATTCATCATATTTActatattatcatcatatcCTTGAAATAATGGTAATTCCCCTCTATATGCAGTATctaacattttttttttttctagacaattttctatattttcaGGTATATATCTAGGTATAGgtatttcattatatatttctctTCTAGGCCTAAATGGTACTTTTATTTCTTTAggtatatatttatatcttttatattttctttttacatatttatctacatattttatttctgGTACTTTTACTTCTCTATAAACTGGTTTTATCCTTAGCCTTTTATTAGGTACTtcaacatttttatatacatacttatctttatatattggTGTCTCCACTTCTTTTATTAATGGATACGTACGATATTGCACTCTAGGAATTTCTACAATTTTGTTCTTATATTCTACCTTGGGTATATTTATCGTCGTTTCTTGTATTATGTTCTTTATTTCTCTGCTCTTTCCTGTctttaaaaagaaaaacaaattaaattaataatatatatatatatatatatatatatatatatatatatgtgtatgtgtgtgtaaatatataaatccatatatatctatatatttatattacttCATATAAAGGATAGTCCAATTCTACAGTTGTACTAGCCGAATCCACCACATTTTgagataataaaaatggaGGGGGACCGAACATATAGTTCTTTTTATCTTCACAATTATTATCACacattattaatttttatttttaaatcaCAAAAGACATTAAGATATGTAAtagacaaaaaaaaaaaaaaaaaaaaaaaatgacaaaattatgtatatatatcctCGAAGGAGTAAAAATCGTGATATACACAAATATACAAATTTAATTACTTATATTGttaattatacatatatttatatttaattatatatttaattaattatttatattacttaagataatataagaaacaacatattgatattaccatataagaaaaaataaaataaagtaaaaggaatattttttgaaactttaaaaatacatttcttctattatataaaataaataaaattaaatataataacaagCTCACATGTCgtacatttttaaaaacaacCAAAATTTAACTAAAATTTTTGTACttcaaaaataatagaccttttaaataatatatatatatatatatatatatattatataattttattatttttaatttataatattatatggaAATTAGGATAATCCTTTTTCTTTATGTGTGTAGAACAAcaccaaaaaaaaaaaaaaaaataaaaataagaaaaagaaaaagaaaaaaacaaataataaaacaaaaattaaacCCCGCATGTATTTTGTGTGTACTAATTATAATCAACTTATGAACATATTAGAACAAAAAATGTTTCtccatttatataatttatgtcaggtataatatatttttatataatatgtatatatatttttttttttttatattaacaatTCAGGTGTtcatattaatttttttatgaacTGTTCAGAAAATAATTTAGGGAATTTGCTAataaatagaaaatatagacatttttttttttttttttttttaaataaaaatataacataaatcaaaatagctattttttatatataattaaaatgttgtaaattattttg
It includes:
- a CDS encoding hypothetical protein (conserved Plasmodium protein, unknown function) — its product is MCDNNCEDKKNYMFGPPPFLLSQNVVDSASTTVELDYPLYETGKSREIKNIIQETTINIPKVEYKNKIVEIPRVQYRTYPLIKEVETPIYKDKYVYKNVEVPNKRLRIKPVYREVKVPEIKYVDKYVKRKYKRYKYIPKEIKVPFRPRREIYNEIPIPRYIPENIENCLEKKKMLDTAYRGELPLFQGYDDNIVNMMNPFCTYNQSDNLYDNKMWEGKRKEKEKEKTWNYDILNCLCINNNENETYDNKLYEQAYDPNMIYSSSPYEQITYTPPYQILLERDQKKEEDLFCHKIIEVTSSLLAFTGIAIILMGKLSLHGISLVMKHIKDTKNNNNNNTYLKKNKNEIKDDEAKQHEDITCPPVKKN